The Hymenobacter sp. DG01 genome has a segment encoding these proteins:
- the mscL gene encoding large conductance mechanosensitive channel protein MscL has protein sequence MGFVSEFKEFISKGNVLDLAVGVIIGGAFNNIVKSLTDDVLMPMLSKLTGGMDFKDWFIALDGKTYNDLAAAKAASAATLNYGLFLNAVINFLLMAFAIFWIVKLANRFKKPQEVVVTDPAPTRDQLLLAEIRDALRSRT, from the coding sequence ATGGGCTTTGTGTCGGAGTTCAAGGAATTCATTTCAAAAGGCAACGTTCTTGATCTGGCGGTCGGGGTAATTATTGGGGGGGCCTTCAACAACATTGTCAAGTCGCTGACCGATGACGTGCTGATGCCGATGCTCAGCAAGCTCACGGGCGGCATGGACTTCAAGGACTGGTTTATTGCCCTGGATGGCAAAACCTACAACGATTTGGCGGCCGCCAAAGCCGCCAGCGCGGCCACACTTAACTATGGCCTGTTCCTGAACGCTGTCATCAACTTCCTGCTGATGGCCTTTGCTATTTTCTGGATTGTAAAGCTGGCTAACCGCTTCAAGAAGCCCCAGGAAGTAGTAGTAACTGACCCCGCGCCGACCCGCGACCAGCTGTTGCTCGCCGAAATCCGGGATGCGCTCCGCTCCCGCACCTAG
- the dut gene encoding dUTP diphosphatase, protein MLISIINTSSHPLPEYQTAHAAGMDVRANLPEPVTLKPLQRALIPTGLFLEIPVGYEMQVRPRSGLAYKHGIGLVNSPGTIDADYRGELKVLLVNLSDQEFVVQDGERIAQLVVARHETVEWQPVAVLSETMRGAGGYGSTGVQ, encoded by the coding sequence ATGCTGATTTCCATTATCAACACATCCAGCCACCCGCTGCCGGAGTACCAAACCGCTCACGCGGCCGGGATGGATGTGCGCGCCAACCTCCCCGAGCCGGTTACGTTGAAGCCCCTGCAACGCGCCCTGATTCCGACCGGCCTGTTTCTTGAAATTCCGGTGGGCTACGAAATGCAGGTGCGCCCCCGCAGCGGGCTGGCTTACAAGCATGGCATTGGCCTGGTAAACAGCCCGGGCACCATTGACGCTGACTACCGCGGCGAGCTGAAAGTTCTGCTCGTGAATTTGTCGGATCAGGAGTTTGTGGTGCAGGATGGGGAGCGTATCGCGCAGCTGGTAGTGGCCCGCCACGAAACGGTGGAGTGGCAGCCAGTAGCGGTGCTAAGCGAAACCATGCGCGGCGCCGGCGGCTACGGCAGCACAGGCGTGCAGTAA
- a CDS encoding DUF4292 domain-containing protein, with the protein MSNRLLLVLLSAPLLLGSCNRNLLSPGTKTPKPTAAIPEAVKAVNVDFRFLAAKGKAQFDQQSGNINVRIRKDSVIWISASLIGVEGGRIYITRDSVQVLDKLHREYYAGDFAYLSQRLNVPVTFDMVQALLLGNYLAPQNASTQPTVVTEGPLQRVNFEEAGLLVQQLISLERGRTQQLQVQAPANQNKLTVDYTDFRPLERTPQPFAYSSLVQIQQGQTPPTTLTITYRSVDIDKERLQFPFSVPKGYARKK; encoded by the coding sequence ATGAGTAACCGCCTTCTGCTGGTACTGCTAAGCGCCCCCCTACTGCTAGGCAGCTGCAACCGCAATTTGCTTTCCCCGGGCACGAAAACTCCCAAGCCCACGGCGGCAATACCAGAAGCAGTGAAGGCGGTCAACGTTGACTTCCGCTTTCTGGCTGCCAAGGGCAAGGCTCAGTTTGATCAGCAGAGCGGCAACATCAACGTGCGCATCCGCAAGGACAGCGTTATCTGGATTTCGGCCTCGCTGATTGGGGTAGAAGGCGGCCGCATTTACATCACCCGCGACTCAGTGCAGGTACTCGACAAACTGCACCGCGAGTACTATGCCGGCGACTTTGCTTATCTGAGCCAGCGCCTGAACGTGCCCGTTACCTTTGATATGGTGCAGGCCCTGCTGCTGGGCAACTACCTCGCGCCCCAGAATGCTTCTACTCAGCCGACTGTGGTAACCGAGGGCCCTCTGCAACGGGTAAACTTTGAGGAGGCCGGCCTGCTGGTACAGCAGCTCATCAGCCTGGAACGCGGCCGCACGCAGCAACTGCAGGTACAGGCGCCGGCCAACCAAAACAAGCTCACGGTGGATTACACCGATTTCCGCCCCCTGGAGCGTACGCCCCAGCCGTTTGCCTACAGCAGCCTCGTCCAGATTCAACAAGGCCAGACGCCCCCTACCACCCTTACCATCACCTACCGCTCCGTGGACATCGACAAAGAGCGGCTGCAGTTTCCGTTCTCAGTACCCAAGGGCTATGCGCGGAAAAAGTAA
- a CDS encoding enoyl-CoA hydratase/isomerase family protein, translating into MIFTNLLYQLEAETGILTITINRPDKLNALNAATIEEIRAAAQQALEDPAVRGIILTGSGEKSFVAGADIAELTKLDEVSARRAAERGQEAFALLEKSSKPVIAAVNGFALGGGCELAMACHMRVAAENARFGQPEVNLGLIPGYGGTQRLTQLIGKGKAIELLLTADMVKADEALRLGLVNHVVPQAELLSFCKQLLTRILTKAPLALGLCLDCVNAYYDKDRHGYQTEAESFGRCFSSEDFREGTSAFLEKRPAVFSGK; encoded by the coding sequence ATGATATTTACCAACCTGCTCTACCAGCTGGAAGCCGAAACCGGCATTCTGACCATTACTATCAACCGCCCCGATAAGCTGAACGCGCTGAACGCGGCCACGATTGAGGAAATCCGGGCGGCGGCCCAGCAGGCCCTCGAAGACCCGGCCGTGCGCGGCATCATCCTGACGGGTAGCGGGGAAAAGTCGTTTGTGGCGGGGGCCGACATTGCCGAGCTGACCAAGCTGGATGAGGTTTCGGCCCGCCGGGCGGCTGAGCGCGGCCAGGAGGCGTTTGCCCTGCTGGAGAAAAGCTCCAAGCCTGTTATTGCCGCCGTCAATGGCTTTGCGTTGGGCGGGGGCTGCGAACTGGCCATGGCCTGCCACATGCGAGTAGCTGCCGAAAATGCCCGCTTCGGGCAACCGGAAGTAAACCTGGGCCTGATTCCGGGCTACGGCGGTACCCAGCGTCTCACCCAGCTTATCGGTAAAGGAAAAGCTATTGAGCTGCTGCTCACCGCCGATATGGTGAAGGCCGACGAGGCTCTGCGCCTGGGCCTAGTAAACCACGTGGTGCCCCAGGCCGAGCTGCTGAGCTTCTGCAAGCAGCTCCTGACCCGCATCCTGACCAAGGCTCCCCTGGCCCTGGGTCTGTGCCTGGACTGTGTAAACGCTTATTACGACAAAGACCGCCACGGCTACCAGACCGAAGCCGAATCGTTTGGGCGGTGCTTTAGCTCAGAAGATTTCCGGGAGGGCACCTCTGCTTTCCTGGAAAAGCGCCCGGCCGTATTTTCGGGCAAGTAA
- a CDS encoding oligosaccharide flippase family protein codes for MSIAKRLASQTAVYGISSILGRVLTFLLVRVYTGRFAAAEYGIVTGLYAYVSFFNVLFTYGMETTYFRFANRPGTDRRELYDRVMSLLLVSSILLTAGLALLARPLMSLLSLPPGHEQYAIWIAVILGLDALAAIPFARLRLENKARKFAGIRLANILLNVGLNLFFIVLCPDVLAGKYLTGLRPLVEMVYSPTIGVGYVFLSNLAASAFTLLLLGRELFDFRFRLQLAPLQPLLKYAYPIMFMGLAGMVNETLDRILLPKWLPKDFYPGQSNLAAVGIYGACYKLSILMSLVIQAFKYAAEPFFFAQSNEQNSPRTFALVLKWFTLCCAMLFVGVSVNVNLVAKIFLQRPEYLQGLAVVPVLLLANLFLGVYWNLAVWFKLTDKTYYGTYIGFAGAILTIILNFLLIPLLGYMGSAVATLACYFLMAALCWWLGERHFPVPYPVARLLTWLALAVGVVALSWWLPVAEGWPHYGLQAFLTLGFVGLVGVVEGRRLRTI; via the coding sequence ATGAGTATAGCCAAGCGTCTGGCTTCCCAAACGGCCGTGTACGGCATCAGCAGTATTCTGGGCCGCGTGCTCACCTTCCTGCTGGTGCGGGTGTACACCGGGCGGTTCGCAGCGGCTGAGTACGGCATTGTAACCGGCCTGTACGCCTACGTGTCGTTTTTTAACGTGCTGTTCACCTACGGCATGGAAACTACCTACTTCCGCTTTGCCAACCGACCTGGCACTGACCGCCGGGAGCTGTACGACCGGGTAATGAGCCTGCTGCTCGTGTCCAGCATTTTGCTTACGGCCGGGCTGGCACTGCTGGCCCGCCCCCTGATGAGTCTGCTGAGTCTGCCGCCCGGCCACGAGCAGTATGCCATCTGGATTGCCGTTATTCTGGGTCTGGACGCCTTGGCGGCCATTCCGTTTGCCCGGCTGCGGCTGGAAAACAAAGCCCGCAAGTTTGCCGGCATCCGGCTGGCCAACATCCTGCTGAACGTGGGGCTAAACCTGTTTTTCATTGTGTTGTGCCCCGATGTGCTGGCCGGTAAGTACCTGACCGGATTACGGCCCCTGGTAGAAATGGTGTACAGCCCCACCATTGGGGTAGGGTACGTATTCCTGTCGAACCTGGCGGCCAGTGCCTTCACGCTGTTGCTGCTGGGGCGGGAGCTGTTTGATTTTCGCTTCCGCCTGCAGCTGGCGCCCCTGCAGCCCCTGCTGAAGTACGCCTACCCCATCATGTTCATGGGCTTGGCCGGCATGGTAAACGAAACCCTTGACCGGATTCTGTTGCCCAAGTGGCTACCCAAAGACTTCTACCCCGGCCAGAGCAACCTAGCGGCGGTGGGCATTTACGGGGCCTGCTACAAGCTCAGTATTCTGATGAGCCTCGTAATTCAGGCTTTTAAGTACGCGGCCGAGCCGTTCTTTTTCGCCCAGAGCAACGAGCAGAACTCGCCCCGCACCTTTGCCCTGGTGCTGAAGTGGTTTACCCTGTGCTGCGCCATGCTGTTTGTGGGGGTGAGCGTGAACGTGAACCTGGTGGCCAAGATATTTCTGCAGCGGCCCGAGTACCTGCAGGGGCTGGCAGTGGTGCCGGTATTGCTGCTGGCAAACCTGTTTTTGGGGGTGTACTGGAACCTCGCAGTGTGGTTTAAGCTGACGGATAAAACGTACTACGGCACCTACATCGGGTTTGCCGGGGCCATCCTTACCATCATCCTCAACTTCCTGCTGATTCCGTTGCTGGGCTACATGGGCTCGGCCGTGGCTACGCTGGCCTGCTACTTCCTGATGGCGGCCCTGTGCTGGTGGCTGGGTGAGCGGCACTTCCCGGTGCCCTACCCCGTAGCCCGGCTGCTCACCTGGCTGGCGCTGGCCGTGGGGGTAGTGGCCCTGAGCTGGTGGCTGCCGGTGGCCGAGGGCTGGCCCCACTACGGCTTGCAGGCCTTTCTTACGTTGGGCTTCGTGGGCCTGGTGGGGGTAGTGGAAGGTCGCCGCCTCCGGACGATTTGA
- a CDS encoding sugar phosphate nucleotidyltransferase has product MKIIVPMAGMGKRMRPHTLTVPKPLIPIAGKPIVQRLVEDIAQVCGEQVEEVAFIIGRFGAEVEKSLVKIAESVGAKGTIHYQDEPLGTAHAILCAQSALDGPVVVAFADTLFKADFILDSSAEGTIWVQRVDDPKPFGVVKLNEEGQITDFVEKPETFVSDLAIIGIYYFKDGEYLRSELQYLLDNDIKDKGEYQLTNALENMKNKGTKFVPGRVTEWLDCGNKDATVYTNQRYLEYLQERGENLVAESAKVTNSVLIPPVYIGEGVIITDSVVGPHVSLGNHTNVRASIVSNSIVQQSATVVHANLTNSMVGSHATVASTPNDLSLGDYNTLRV; this is encoded by the coding sequence ATGAAAATCATCGTCCCGATGGCTGGCATGGGCAAGCGCATGCGCCCCCACACGCTTACCGTTCCTAAACCCCTGATTCCGATTGCCGGCAAGCCCATTGTGCAGCGTCTGGTGGAAGACATTGCCCAGGTATGCGGCGAGCAGGTAGAGGAGGTAGCTTTTATTATCGGGCGCTTCGGGGCAGAGGTAGAAAAGAGCCTCGTAAAGATTGCCGAATCGGTAGGTGCCAAGGGTACCATTCACTACCAGGACGAGCCCCTGGGTACGGCCCACGCCATTCTGTGCGCGCAGTCGGCCCTCGATGGCCCGGTGGTGGTAGCCTTTGCTGATACCCTGTTCAAAGCTGATTTCATTCTGGACTCTTCCGCCGAAGGCACCATCTGGGTGCAGCGCGTGGATGACCCCAAGCCGTTTGGCGTAGTAAAGCTTAACGAGGAAGGCCAGATTACTGACTTCGTGGAGAAGCCCGAAACCTTTGTTTCGGACCTGGCCATCATCGGCATCTATTACTTCAAGGATGGCGAGTACCTGCGCAGCGAGCTGCAGTACCTGCTCGATAACGACATCAAGGACAAAGGCGAGTACCAGCTCACCAATGCCCTGGAGAACATGAAAAACAAAGGCACGAAGTTCGTGCCCGGCCGCGTAACCGAGTGGCTCGACTGCGGCAATAAGGACGCTACTGTTTATACCAACCAGCGCTACCTGGAGTACCTGCAGGAGCGGGGCGAAAACCTGGTAGCTGAATCGGCTAAAGTGACGAACTCGGTCCTGATTCCGCCGGTGTATATTGGCGAGGGCGTTATCATTACCGATTCGGTAGTAGGCCCCCACGTATCCTTAGGCAACCATACCAACGTGCGCGCGTCCATCGTTTCAAACTCCATTGTGCAGCAGTCGGCCACGGTAGTGCATGCCAACCTGACCAACTCCATGGTCGGCAGCCACGCCACCGTAGCCAGCACGCCCAATGATCTGAGCCTGGGTGACTACAACACGCTGCGCGTGTGA
- a CDS encoding tetratricopeptide repeat protein → MSRFGIVSVLLLGLLVAGPTYAQQAKPAAATSAPEKKPRKLTRKERKELARRAALDAAAQQKRPLSEKDREMSEAYFVDGVRFVLLEDYNKALERLLKAYALNPTNAAVNYKIAETNLLSGNLQDATNFAQAAVKLDPQNAYYYLLLAQVHTSQKQYDQAAQVYTTLIKQVPNSGYYLFNLADLYMAQGKLNEALATFDQAEKEFGPLDEVSFKKQQIYLKQNNLDKALQEGEALIASNPDQVRYVLAQAQMYAANNRFPDAIRVAQQALKQDPDNPRARMILADVYRQQNNQPESEKQIKLAFESPALDIDDKVRILIDYIKQLPNPALNQTAQDLAAITTRVHPREAKAFSIAGDIQTVTGNRAAARANYQKAIRLDNSRYQIWQQVVLIDAELNQVDSLLTHTEQALELFPNQAPLWFYNGVGHQLKKQPTKAIKSLEYGRKLATDNPELLAQFDTQLGDSYHELKDYAKSDAAYEAALTFDANNAQALNNYSYYLSLRGEKLDKAKEMAGKLVKQFPDNDTYLDTYGWVLYRLKDYAGARQQLEKALKTSADGTVIEHYGDVLFQLGETDKALAQWQRAQKTGGASPLIDRKIKDKKLYE, encoded by the coding sequence ATGAGTCGATTTGGCATTGTTTCCGTGCTTCTGCTGGGCCTGCTGGTGGCCGGGCCTACCTATGCCCAACAGGCAAAGCCGGCCGCGGCCACCTCGGCCCCGGAAAAAAAGCCCCGCAAGCTCACGCGCAAGGAGCGCAAAGAACTGGCCCGCCGGGCTGCCCTGGATGCGGCCGCCCAGCAAAAACGTCCCCTCTCGGAGAAGGACCGCGAGATGAGCGAGGCCTATTTCGTGGATGGGGTGCGGTTTGTGCTGCTCGAGGACTACAACAAGGCCCTGGAGCGGCTGCTGAAAGCCTACGCCCTAAACCCGACCAACGCGGCCGTCAACTACAAGATTGCCGAAACCAACCTGCTCAGCGGCAACCTGCAGGATGCCACCAACTTTGCGCAGGCAGCGGTAAAGCTCGACCCTCAAAACGCATACTACTACCTGTTGCTGGCCCAGGTTCATACCTCGCAAAAGCAGTACGACCAGGCCGCCCAGGTTTACACTACCCTGATTAAGCAGGTACCCAACTCGGGGTACTACCTCTTTAATCTGGCCGACCTGTACATGGCCCAGGGCAAGCTGAATGAGGCCTTGGCCACCTTTGATCAAGCTGAGAAAGAGTTTGGCCCCCTGGACGAGGTTTCCTTTAAGAAGCAGCAGATCTACCTGAAGCAGAACAACCTGGACAAGGCTCTGCAGGAAGGCGAAGCACTGATTGCCAGCAACCCCGACCAGGTGCGCTACGTGCTGGCCCAGGCCCAGATGTACGCGGCCAACAACCGGTTCCCCGATGCTATCCGGGTAGCCCAGCAGGCCCTGAAGCAGGACCCCGACAACCCCCGGGCCCGCATGATTCTGGCCGACGTGTACCGGCAGCAGAACAACCAGCCCGAATCGGAAAAGCAGATCAAGCTGGCTTTTGAAAGCCCGGCCCTCGACATTGACGATAAGGTCCGCATCCTGATTGACTACATCAAGCAGCTGCCCAACCCGGCCCTAAACCAAACGGCCCAGGACCTGGCCGCCATTACTACCCGTGTGCACCCGCGCGAGGCCAAGGCCTTTTCCATTGCCGGCGACATCCAGACCGTAACCGGCAACCGGGCGGCGGCGCGGGCCAACTACCAGAAAGCCATCCGCCTCGACAACTCCCGCTACCAGATCTGGCAGCAGGTAGTGCTTATTGATGCTGAGCTGAACCAGGTTGATTCGCTGCTGACCCACACGGAGCAGGCCCTGGAGCTCTTCCCGAACCAAGCCCCGCTGTGGTTTTACAATGGGGTAGGCCATCAGCTGAAAAAGCAGCCGACCAAAGCCATCAAATCACTAGAATACGGGCGCAAGCTGGCCACCGATAACCCGGAGCTGCTGGCCCAGTTCGATACCCAGCTCGGCGATTCTTACCACGAGCTGAAAGACTACGCCAAGTCGGATGCTGCCTACGAGGCCGCGCTGACTTTTGATGCCAACAACGCCCAAGCTCTGAACAACTACAGCTACTACCTCTCCCTGCGCGGCGAGAAGCTGGACAAGGCCAAGGAAATGGCGGGCAAGCTGGTAAAGCAGTTTCCCGACAATGATACGTACCTGGATACCTACGGCTGGGTGCTCTACCGCCTGAAGGATTACGCCGGAGCCCGCCAGCAGCTGGAAAAAGCCCTTAAAACCTCCGCCGATGGCACCGTGATAGAGCACTACGGCGATGTGCTTTTCCAACTTGGCGAAACCGACAAGGCCTTGGCACAGTGGCAAAGAGCCCAGAAAACAGGCGGTGCTTCCCCGCTCATCGACCGGAAGATCAAAGACAAGAAACTATATGAGTAA
- a CDS encoding murein hydrolase activator EnvC, producing the protein MRGKSKAWRLLLISGLLVLSFSDATWAQRTSAGGRKTKAQLERERRLTLSRIKETSRILEQTQQQKQASVGQLNALKEKLTVQQGIIKNISSELRYLETDVRQTETQVQQTRQSLEQLKAEYARLIYTGSKTANGYNRVMFLFASESFNQFMLRLRYIRQYTEVRKAQAAQISNTQQRLNSQLNGLKEKQEEKGTLLNSQLSEKKNLLTLKTQQDQVVTKLTQQEQTLRQELAARQQAVSRLDNLIAQRVREEIARAARLAARRAAAKAAAARTASAATAPSRSPGATSRTNSTAAAEAAAEAEAERVDRVTLTPESAELASSFRENRGRLPWPVGRGFISQHFGRHNHPVLKNVVVENRGVDIQTNAGEPVRAVFGGKVLTVASVPGMNTIVMVQHGDYFTVYAKLRSVSVSEGQTISARQTIGTVSTDAEGTSEVQFQVWHNSSNLNPENWLGHK; encoded by the coding sequence ATGCGCGGAAAAAGTAAGGCCTGGCGGCTGCTTCTGATAAGCGGGCTGCTGGTGCTGAGTTTCTCGGATGCCACCTGGGCCCAACGCACCAGCGCGGGCGGCCGCAAAACCAAGGCCCAACTAGAGCGCGAGCGGCGCCTGACCCTGAGCCGCATCAAGGAAACCAGCCGCATTCTGGAGCAGACCCAGCAGCAGAAGCAGGCCTCAGTGGGCCAGCTCAATGCCCTGAAGGAAAAGCTGACGGTGCAGCAGGGCATCATCAAGAACATCAGCAGTGAGCTACGCTACCTCGAAACCGATGTGCGCCAGACCGAAACCCAGGTGCAGCAGACCCGCCAGAGCCTGGAGCAGCTGAAGGCTGAGTATGCCCGCCTGATTTACACGGGCTCCAAAACGGCCAACGGCTACAACCGGGTCATGTTTCTGTTTGCTTCGGAGTCGTTCAACCAGTTTATGCTGCGCCTGCGCTACATACGGCAGTACACCGAAGTGCGTAAGGCCCAGGCCGCCCAGATCAGCAATACCCAGCAGCGGCTTAATAGCCAGCTCAACGGCCTGAAGGAAAAGCAGGAAGAGAAAGGCACCCTGCTCAACAGCCAGCTTTCCGAAAAGAAAAACCTGCTGACCCTGAAAACGCAGCAGGACCAGGTGGTAACCAAACTAACCCAGCAGGAGCAAACGCTGCGTCAGGAGCTGGCCGCCCGGCAGCAGGCCGTAAGCCGCCTCGACAACCTGATTGCCCAGCGCGTGCGCGAAGAAATTGCCCGTGCGGCCCGGCTGGCCGCCCGCCGGGCCGCCGCCAAGGCCGCTGCGGCGCGCACTGCCTCGGCGGCTACGGCTCCTTCCCGCAGCCCCGGTGCTACCTCCCGCACCAATAGCACCGCAGCGGCTGAGGCAGCGGCCGAAGCGGAAGCCGAGCGCGTGGACCGCGTAACCCTGACGCCGGAAAGCGCGGAGCTGGCATCGTCCTTCCGCGAAAACCGGGGGCGCCTGCCTTGGCCCGTGGGCCGGGGGTTTATTAGCCAGCACTTCGGGCGGCACAACCACCCGGTACTGAAAAACGTGGTAGTAGAAAACCGGGGCGTTGATATTCAAACCAACGCTGGAGAGCCGGTACGGGCGGTTTTCGGAGGCAAAGTGCTGACCGTTGCCAGCGTACCGGGCATGAACACCATTGTGATGGTGCAGCACGGCGACTACTTCACGGTGTATGCCAAGTTGCGGAGCGTGAGCGTCAGTGAAGGCCAGACCATTAGTGCCCGCCAAACCATTGGCACTGTGTCCACTGACGCAGAAGGCACTTCCGAGGTGCAGTTTCAGGTTTGGCACAACAGCTCCAACCTCAACCCCGAGAACTGGCTGGGCCACAAGTAA